One window of the Eschrichtius robustus isolate mEscRob2 chromosome 13, mEscRob2.pri, whole genome shotgun sequence genome contains the following:
- the MAP3K12 gene encoding mitogen-activated protein kinase kinase kinase 12 isoform X2, producing the protein MACLHETRTPSPSFGGFVSTLSEASMRKLDPDTSDCTPEKDLTPTQCVLRDVVPLGGQGGGGPSPSPGGEPPPEPFANSVLQLHEQDAGGPGGATGSPESRASRVRADEVRLQCQSGSGFLEGLFGCLRPVWTMIGKAYSTEHKQQQEDLWEVPFEEILDLQWVGSGAQGAVFLGRFHGEEVAVKKVRDLKETDIKHLRKLKHPNIITFKGVCTQAPCYCILMEFCAQGQLYEVLRAGRPVTPSLLVDWSMGIAGGMNYLHLHKIIHRDLKSPNMLITYDDVVKISDFGTSKELSDKSTKMSFAGTVAWMAPEVIRNEPVSEKVDIWSFGVVLWELLTGEIPYKDVDSSAIIWGVGSNSLHLPVPSSCPDGFKILLRQCWNSKPRNRPSFRQILLHLDIASADVLSTPQETYFKSQAEWREEVKLHFEKIKSEGTCLHRLEEELVMRRREELRHALDIREHYERKLERANNLYMELNALMLQLELKERELLRREQALERRCPGLLKSHPSRGLLHGNTMEKLIKKRNVPQKLSPHSKRPDILKTESLLPKLDAALSGVGLPGCAKGPPSPGRSRRGKTRHRKASAKGSCGDLPGLRAVVPPHEPGGPGSPVGPGGGPSAWEACPPALRGLHHDLLLRKMSSSSPDLLSAALGARVRGATGGAGDPGSPPPARGDTPPSEGSAPGSTSPDSPGGAKGEPPPPVGPGDGVGLLGTGREGTAGRGGSRAGSQHLTPAALLYRAAVTRSQKRGISSEEEEGEVDSEVELTSSQRWSQGLKMRQSLSTFSSENPSDGEEGTASEPSPSGTPEVGSTNTDERPDERSDDMCSQGSEIPLDPPSSEVATGRERSSLPIPHHNLLRGEQGPPNSEDSDCDSTELENANSGEALRPPASLPP; encoded by the exons ATGGCCTGCCTCCATGAGACCCGCACACCCTCCCCTTCCTTTGGGGGTTTCGTGTCCACCCTAAGCGAGGCGTCCATGCGCAAGCTGGACCCAGACACTTCCGACTGCACCCCCGAGAAGGACCTGACGCCTACCCAGTGTGTACTCCGAGATGTAGTGCCGCTcggggggcagggcgggggcgggcccagcccctccccaggtggAGAGCCGCCCCCTGAGCCTTTTGCCAACAGTGTCCTGCAGCTGCACGAGCAGGATGCTGGGGGCCCAGGGGGAGCCACTGGGTCCCCTGAGAGTCGGGCGTCCAGAGTTCGAGCAGATGAGGTGCGGCTACAGTGCCAGAGCGGCAGCGGCTTCCTGGAAGGCCTCTTCGGCTGCCTGCGCCCTGTCTGGACCATGATTGGGAAGGCCTACTCCACGGAGCACAAGCAGCAGCAGGAAG ACCTTTGGGAGGTCCCCTTTGAGGAAATCCTGGACCTGCAGTGGGTGGGCTCAGGGGCCCAGGGCGCCGTCTTCCTGGGGCGCTTCCATGGGGAGGAGGTGGCTGTGAAGAAGGTACGGGACCTGAAGGAGACTGACATCAAGCACCTGCGAAAGCTGAAGCACCCTAACATCATCACCTTCAA GGGCGTGTGTACCCAGGCTCCCTGCTACTGCATCCTTATGGAGTTCTGCGCCCAGGGCCAGCTGTATGAGGTGCTGCGGGCTGGCCGCCCTGTCACCCCCTCCTTGCTGGTTGACTGGTCCATGGGCATTGCCGGTGGCATGAACTACCTGCACCTGCACAAGATTATCCACCGAGACCTCAAGTCCCCCAA CATGCTAATCACGTACGACGATGTGGTGAAGATCTCCGATTTTGGCACTTCCAAGGAGCTGAGTGACAAGAGCACCAAGATGTCCTTTGCAGGGACAGTAGCCTGGATGGCCCCTGAAGTGATCCGCAACGAGCCTGTGTCTGAGAAGGTCGACATCTG GTCCTTTGGTGTGGTGCTGTGGGAACTGCTGACTGGTGAGATCCCCTACAAAGACGTAGATTCCTCAGCCATCATCTGGGGTGTGGGAAGCAACAGTCTCCATCTGCCTGTGCCCTCCAGCTGCCCAGACGGCTTCAAAATCCTGCTTCGCCAGTGCTG GAACAGCAAACCACGAAATCGTCCATCATTCCGACAGATCCTGCTGCATCTGGACATCGCCTCAGCCGACGTACTCTCCACACCCCAGGAGACTTACTTTAAGTCCCAG GCAGAGTGGCGTGAAGAGGTAAAGCtgcattttgaaaaaattaagtcAGAAGGGACCTGTCTGCACCGCCTAGAAGAAGAGCTAGTGATGCGGAGGAGGGAGGAGCTCAG ACACGCCTTGGACATCAGGGAACACTATGAGCGGAAGCTGGAGAGAGCCAACAACCTGTACATGGAACTTAATGCCCTCATGTTGCAGCTGGAGCTGAAGGAAAGGGAGCTACTCAG GAGGGAGCAAGCTTTAGAGCGGAGGTGCCCAGGTCTGCTGAAGTCACACCCTTCCCGAGGCCTCCTGCACGGGAACACAAtggagaagctcatcaagaagaGGAATGTCCCACAGAAGCTATCACCCCACAGCAAAAG GCCAGATATCCTCAAGACTGAGTCTTTGCTACCCAAGCTAGATGCAGCCCTGAGTGGGGTGGGGCTTCCTGGGTGTGCTAAGGGCCCCCCCTCACCAGGACGGAGTCGCCGTGGCAAGACCCGTCACCGCAAGGCCAGCGCCAAGGGCAGCTGTGGGGACCTGCCTGGGCTTCGAGCAGTTGTGCCACCCCATGAACCTGGGGGACCAGGAAGCCCAGTGGGGCCAGGAGGGGGACCCTCAGCCTGGGAAGCCTGCCCTCCAGCCCTCCGTGGGCTCCACCATGACCTCCTGCTCCGAAAGATGTCTTCATCGTCCCCAGACCTGCTGTCAGCAGCATTGGGAGCCCGGGTCCGGGGGGCTACAGGGGGAGCTGGGGACCCTGGCTCACCACCTCCAGCCCGGGGCGACACCCCGCCAAGTGAGGGCTCAGCACCTGGCTCCACCAGCCCGGATTCACCAGGGGGAGCCAAAGGGGAGCCACCTCCACCAGTAGGGCCTGGTGACGGTGTAGGGCTGCTGGGAACTGGAAGGGAAGGGACGGCGGGACGGGGAGGAAGCCGGGCTGGGTCCCAGCACTTGACCCCAGCTGCACTGCTGTACAGGGCTGCTGTCACCCGAAGTCAG AAACGTGGCATCTCatcagaggaagaggaaggagaggtggACAGTGAAGTAGAGCTGACCTCAAGCCAGAG GTGGTCTCAGGGCCTGAAAATGCGCCAGTCGCTATCTACCTTCAGCTCAGAGAATCCATCAGATGGGGAGGAAGGCACAGCTAGTGAGCCTTCCCCCAGTGGCACACCTGAAGTTGGCAGTACGAACACTGATGAGCGGCCAGATGAGCGGTCTGATGACATGTGCTCCCAGGGCTCAGAAATCCCACTGGACCCACCTTCCTCAGAGGTGGCTACTGGCCGGGAACGCAGCTCCTTGCCCATCCCACACCACAACCTACTCAGAGGGGAGCAG GGCCCTCCCAACTCTGAGGACTCAGACTGTGACAGCACTGAACTGGAAAACGCCAACAGTGGTGAAGCCTTGcggcccccagcctccctccctccatga
- the MAP3K12 gene encoding mitogen-activated protein kinase kinase kinase 12 isoform X1 — MACLHETRTPSPSFGGFVSTLSEASMRKLDPDTSDCTPEKDLTPTQCVLRDVVPLGGQGGGGPSPSPGGEPPPEPFANSVLQLHEQDAGGPGGATGSPESRASRVRADEVRLQCQSGSGFLEGLFGCLRPVWTMIGKAYSTEHKQQQEDLWEVPFEEILDLQWVGSGAQGAVFLGRFHGEEVAVKKVRDLKETDIKHLRKLKHPNIITFKGVCTQAPCYCILMEFCAQGQLYEVLRAGRPVTPSLLVDWSMGIAGGMNYLHLHKIIHRDLKSPNMLITYDDVVKISDFGTSKELSDKSTKMSFAGTVAWMAPEVIRNEPVSEKVDIWSFGVVLWELLTGEIPYKDVDSSAIIWGVGSNSLHLPVPSSCPDGFKILLRQCWNSKPRNRPSFRQILLHLDIASADVLSTPQETYFKSQAEWREEVKLHFEKIKSEGTCLHRLEEELVMRRREELRHALDIREHYERKLERANNLYMELNALMLQLELKERELLRREQALERRCPGLLKSHPSRGLLHGNTMEKLIKKRNVPQKLSPHSKRPDILKTESLLPKLDAALSGVGLPGCAKGPPSPGRSRRGKTRHRKASAKGSCGDLPGLRAVVPPHEPGGPGSPVGPGGGPSAWEACPPALRGLHHDLLLRKMSSSSPDLLSAALGARVRGATGGAGDPGSPPPARGDTPPSEGSAPGSTSPDSPGGAKGEPPPPVGPGDGVGLLGTGREGTAGRGGSRAGSQHLTPAALLYRAAVTRSQSAHLLQKRGISSEEEEGEVDSEVELTSSQRWSQGLKMRQSLSTFSSENPSDGEEGTASEPSPSGTPEVGSTNTDERPDERSDDMCSQGSEIPLDPPSSEVATGRERSSLPIPHHNLLRGEQGPPNSEDSDCDSTELENANSGEALRPPASLPP; from the exons ATGGCCTGCCTCCATGAGACCCGCACACCCTCCCCTTCCTTTGGGGGTTTCGTGTCCACCCTAAGCGAGGCGTCCATGCGCAAGCTGGACCCAGACACTTCCGACTGCACCCCCGAGAAGGACCTGACGCCTACCCAGTGTGTACTCCGAGATGTAGTGCCGCTcggggggcagggcgggggcgggcccagcccctccccaggtggAGAGCCGCCCCCTGAGCCTTTTGCCAACAGTGTCCTGCAGCTGCACGAGCAGGATGCTGGGGGCCCAGGGGGAGCCACTGGGTCCCCTGAGAGTCGGGCGTCCAGAGTTCGAGCAGATGAGGTGCGGCTACAGTGCCAGAGCGGCAGCGGCTTCCTGGAAGGCCTCTTCGGCTGCCTGCGCCCTGTCTGGACCATGATTGGGAAGGCCTACTCCACGGAGCACAAGCAGCAGCAGGAAG ACCTTTGGGAGGTCCCCTTTGAGGAAATCCTGGACCTGCAGTGGGTGGGCTCAGGGGCCCAGGGCGCCGTCTTCCTGGGGCGCTTCCATGGGGAGGAGGTGGCTGTGAAGAAGGTACGGGACCTGAAGGAGACTGACATCAAGCACCTGCGAAAGCTGAAGCACCCTAACATCATCACCTTCAA GGGCGTGTGTACCCAGGCTCCCTGCTACTGCATCCTTATGGAGTTCTGCGCCCAGGGCCAGCTGTATGAGGTGCTGCGGGCTGGCCGCCCTGTCACCCCCTCCTTGCTGGTTGACTGGTCCATGGGCATTGCCGGTGGCATGAACTACCTGCACCTGCACAAGATTATCCACCGAGACCTCAAGTCCCCCAA CATGCTAATCACGTACGACGATGTGGTGAAGATCTCCGATTTTGGCACTTCCAAGGAGCTGAGTGACAAGAGCACCAAGATGTCCTTTGCAGGGACAGTAGCCTGGATGGCCCCTGAAGTGATCCGCAACGAGCCTGTGTCTGAGAAGGTCGACATCTG GTCCTTTGGTGTGGTGCTGTGGGAACTGCTGACTGGTGAGATCCCCTACAAAGACGTAGATTCCTCAGCCATCATCTGGGGTGTGGGAAGCAACAGTCTCCATCTGCCTGTGCCCTCCAGCTGCCCAGACGGCTTCAAAATCCTGCTTCGCCAGTGCTG GAACAGCAAACCACGAAATCGTCCATCATTCCGACAGATCCTGCTGCATCTGGACATCGCCTCAGCCGACGTACTCTCCACACCCCAGGAGACTTACTTTAAGTCCCAG GCAGAGTGGCGTGAAGAGGTAAAGCtgcattttgaaaaaattaagtcAGAAGGGACCTGTCTGCACCGCCTAGAAGAAGAGCTAGTGATGCGGAGGAGGGAGGAGCTCAG ACACGCCTTGGACATCAGGGAACACTATGAGCGGAAGCTGGAGAGAGCCAACAACCTGTACATGGAACTTAATGCCCTCATGTTGCAGCTGGAGCTGAAGGAAAGGGAGCTACTCAG GAGGGAGCAAGCTTTAGAGCGGAGGTGCCCAGGTCTGCTGAAGTCACACCCTTCCCGAGGCCTCCTGCACGGGAACACAAtggagaagctcatcaagaagaGGAATGTCCCACAGAAGCTATCACCCCACAGCAAAAG GCCAGATATCCTCAAGACTGAGTCTTTGCTACCCAAGCTAGATGCAGCCCTGAGTGGGGTGGGGCTTCCTGGGTGTGCTAAGGGCCCCCCCTCACCAGGACGGAGTCGCCGTGGCAAGACCCGTCACCGCAAGGCCAGCGCCAAGGGCAGCTGTGGGGACCTGCCTGGGCTTCGAGCAGTTGTGCCACCCCATGAACCTGGGGGACCAGGAAGCCCAGTGGGGCCAGGAGGGGGACCCTCAGCCTGGGAAGCCTGCCCTCCAGCCCTCCGTGGGCTCCACCATGACCTCCTGCTCCGAAAGATGTCTTCATCGTCCCCAGACCTGCTGTCAGCAGCATTGGGAGCCCGGGTCCGGGGGGCTACAGGGGGAGCTGGGGACCCTGGCTCACCACCTCCAGCCCGGGGCGACACCCCGCCAAGTGAGGGCTCAGCACCTGGCTCCACCAGCCCGGATTCACCAGGGGGAGCCAAAGGGGAGCCACCTCCACCAGTAGGGCCTGGTGACGGTGTAGGGCTGCTGGGAACTGGAAGGGAAGGGACGGCGGGACGGGGAGGAAGCCGGGCTGGGTCCCAGCACTTGACCCCAGCTGCACTGCTGTACAGGGCTGCTGTCACCCGAAGTCAG TCCGCTCATCTCCTGCAGAAACGTGGCATCTCatcagaggaagaggaaggagaggtggACAGTGAAGTAGAGCTGACCTCAAGCCAGAG GTGGTCTCAGGGCCTGAAAATGCGCCAGTCGCTATCTACCTTCAGCTCAGAGAATCCATCAGATGGGGAGGAAGGCACAGCTAGTGAGCCTTCCCCCAGTGGCACACCTGAAGTTGGCAGTACGAACACTGATGAGCGGCCAGATGAGCGGTCTGATGACATGTGCTCCCAGGGCTCAGAAATCCCACTGGACCCACCTTCCTCAGAGGTGGCTACTGGCCGGGAACGCAGCTCCTTGCCCATCCCACACCACAACCTACTCAGAGGGGAGCAG GGCCCTCCCAACTCTGAGGACTCAGACTGTGACAGCACTGAACTGGAAAACGCCAACAGTGGTGAAGCCTTGcggcccccagcctccctccctccatga
- the MAP3K12 gene encoding mitogen-activated protein kinase kinase kinase 12 isoform X3: MACLHETRTPSPSFGGFVSTLSEASMRKLDPDTSDCTPEKDLTPTHVLQLHEQDAGGPGGATGSPESRASRVRADEVRLQCQSGSGFLEGLFGCLRPVWTMIGKAYSTEHKQQQEDLWEVPFEEILDLQWVGSGAQGAVFLGRFHGEEVAVKKVRDLKETDIKHLRKLKHPNIITFKGVCTQAPCYCILMEFCAQGQLYEVLRAGRPVTPSLLVDWSMGIAGGMNYLHLHKIIHRDLKSPNMLITYDDVVKISDFGTSKELSDKSTKMSFAGTVAWMAPEVIRNEPVSEKVDIWSFGVVLWELLTGEIPYKDVDSSAIIWGVGSNSLHLPVPSSCPDGFKILLRQCWNSKPRNRPSFRQILLHLDIASADVLSTPQETYFKSQAEWREEVKLHFEKIKSEGTCLHRLEEELVMRRREELRHALDIREHYERKLERANNLYMELNALMLQLELKERELLRREQALERRCPGLLKSHPSRGLLHGNTMEKLIKKRNVPQKLSPHSKRPDILKTESLLPKLDAALSGVGLPGCAKGPPSPGRSRRGKTRHRKASAKGSCGDLPGLRAVVPPHEPGGPGSPVGPGGGPSAWEACPPALRGLHHDLLLRKMSSSSPDLLSAALGARVRGATGGAGDPGSPPPARGDTPPSEGSAPGSTSPDSPGGAKGEPPPPVGPGDGVGLLGTGREGTAGRGGSRAGSQHLTPAALLYRAAVTRSQSAHLLQKRGISSEEEEGEVDSEVELTSSQRWSQGLKMRQSLSTFSSENPSDGEEGTASEPSPSGTPEVGSTNTDERPDERSDDMCSQGSEIPLDPPSSEVATGRERSSLPIPHHNLLRGEQGPPNSEDSDCDSTELENANSGEALRPPASLPP; this comes from the exons ATGGCCTGCCTCCATGAGACCCGCACACCCTCCCCTTCCTTTGGGGGTTTCGTGTCCACCCTAAGCGAGGCGTCCATGCGCAAGCTGGACCCAGACACTTCCGACTGCACCCCCGAGAAGGACCTGACGCCTACCCA TGTCCTGCAGCTGCACGAGCAGGATGCTGGGGGCCCAGGGGGAGCCACTGGGTCCCCTGAGAGTCGGGCGTCCAGAGTTCGAGCAGATGAGGTGCGGCTACAGTGCCAGAGCGGCAGCGGCTTCCTGGAAGGCCTCTTCGGCTGCCTGCGCCCTGTCTGGACCATGATTGGGAAGGCCTACTCCACGGAGCACAAGCAGCAGCAGGAAG ACCTTTGGGAGGTCCCCTTTGAGGAAATCCTGGACCTGCAGTGGGTGGGCTCAGGGGCCCAGGGCGCCGTCTTCCTGGGGCGCTTCCATGGGGAGGAGGTGGCTGTGAAGAAGGTACGGGACCTGAAGGAGACTGACATCAAGCACCTGCGAAAGCTGAAGCACCCTAACATCATCACCTTCAA GGGCGTGTGTACCCAGGCTCCCTGCTACTGCATCCTTATGGAGTTCTGCGCCCAGGGCCAGCTGTATGAGGTGCTGCGGGCTGGCCGCCCTGTCACCCCCTCCTTGCTGGTTGACTGGTCCATGGGCATTGCCGGTGGCATGAACTACCTGCACCTGCACAAGATTATCCACCGAGACCTCAAGTCCCCCAA CATGCTAATCACGTACGACGATGTGGTGAAGATCTCCGATTTTGGCACTTCCAAGGAGCTGAGTGACAAGAGCACCAAGATGTCCTTTGCAGGGACAGTAGCCTGGATGGCCCCTGAAGTGATCCGCAACGAGCCTGTGTCTGAGAAGGTCGACATCTG GTCCTTTGGTGTGGTGCTGTGGGAACTGCTGACTGGTGAGATCCCCTACAAAGACGTAGATTCCTCAGCCATCATCTGGGGTGTGGGAAGCAACAGTCTCCATCTGCCTGTGCCCTCCAGCTGCCCAGACGGCTTCAAAATCCTGCTTCGCCAGTGCTG GAACAGCAAACCACGAAATCGTCCATCATTCCGACAGATCCTGCTGCATCTGGACATCGCCTCAGCCGACGTACTCTCCACACCCCAGGAGACTTACTTTAAGTCCCAG GCAGAGTGGCGTGAAGAGGTAAAGCtgcattttgaaaaaattaagtcAGAAGGGACCTGTCTGCACCGCCTAGAAGAAGAGCTAGTGATGCGGAGGAGGGAGGAGCTCAG ACACGCCTTGGACATCAGGGAACACTATGAGCGGAAGCTGGAGAGAGCCAACAACCTGTACATGGAACTTAATGCCCTCATGTTGCAGCTGGAGCTGAAGGAAAGGGAGCTACTCAG GAGGGAGCAAGCTTTAGAGCGGAGGTGCCCAGGTCTGCTGAAGTCACACCCTTCCCGAGGCCTCCTGCACGGGAACACAAtggagaagctcatcaagaagaGGAATGTCCCACAGAAGCTATCACCCCACAGCAAAAG GCCAGATATCCTCAAGACTGAGTCTTTGCTACCCAAGCTAGATGCAGCCCTGAGTGGGGTGGGGCTTCCTGGGTGTGCTAAGGGCCCCCCCTCACCAGGACGGAGTCGCCGTGGCAAGACCCGTCACCGCAAGGCCAGCGCCAAGGGCAGCTGTGGGGACCTGCCTGGGCTTCGAGCAGTTGTGCCACCCCATGAACCTGGGGGACCAGGAAGCCCAGTGGGGCCAGGAGGGGGACCCTCAGCCTGGGAAGCCTGCCCTCCAGCCCTCCGTGGGCTCCACCATGACCTCCTGCTCCGAAAGATGTCTTCATCGTCCCCAGACCTGCTGTCAGCAGCATTGGGAGCCCGGGTCCGGGGGGCTACAGGGGGAGCTGGGGACCCTGGCTCACCACCTCCAGCCCGGGGCGACACCCCGCCAAGTGAGGGCTCAGCACCTGGCTCCACCAGCCCGGATTCACCAGGGGGAGCCAAAGGGGAGCCACCTCCACCAGTAGGGCCTGGTGACGGTGTAGGGCTGCTGGGAACTGGAAGGGAAGGGACGGCGGGACGGGGAGGAAGCCGGGCTGGGTCCCAGCACTTGACCCCAGCTGCACTGCTGTACAGGGCTGCTGTCACCCGAAGTCAG TCCGCTCATCTCCTGCAGAAACGTGGCATCTCatcagaggaagaggaaggagaggtggACAGTGAAGTAGAGCTGACCTCAAGCCAGAG GTGGTCTCAGGGCCTGAAAATGCGCCAGTCGCTATCTACCTTCAGCTCAGAGAATCCATCAGATGGGGAGGAAGGCACAGCTAGTGAGCCTTCCCCCAGTGGCACACCTGAAGTTGGCAGTACGAACACTGATGAGCGGCCAGATGAGCGGTCTGATGACATGTGCTCCCAGGGCTCAGAAATCCCACTGGACCCACCTTCCTCAGAGGTGGCTACTGGCCGGGAACGCAGCTCCTTGCCCATCCCACACCACAACCTACTCAGAGGGGAGCAG GGCCCTCCCAACTCTGAGGACTCAGACTGTGACAGCACTGAACTGGAAAACGCCAACAGTGGTGAAGCCTTGcggcccccagcctccctccctccatga
- the MAP3K12 gene encoding mitogen-activated protein kinase kinase kinase 12 isoform X4: MACLHETRTPSPSFGGFVSTLSEASMRKLDPDTSDCTPEKDLTPTHVLQLHEQDAGGPGGATGSPESRASRVRADEVRLQCQSGSGFLEGLFGCLRPVWTMIGKAYSTEHKQQQEDLWEVPFEEILDLQWVGSGAQGAVFLGRFHGEEVAVKKVRDLKETDIKHLRKLKHPNIITFKGVCTQAPCYCILMEFCAQGQLYEVLRAGRPVTPSLLVDWSMGIAGGMNYLHLHKIIHRDLKSPNMLITYDDVVKISDFGTSKELSDKSTKMSFAGTVAWMAPEVIRNEPVSEKVDIWSFGVVLWELLTGEIPYKDVDSSAIIWGVGSNSLHLPVPSSCPDGFKILLRQCWNSKPRNRPSFRQILLHLDIASADVLSTPQETYFKSQAEWREEVKLHFEKIKSEGTCLHRLEEELVMRRREELRHALDIREHYERKLERANNLYMELNALMLQLELKERELLRREQALERRCPGLLKSHPSRGLLHGNTMEKLIKKRNVPQKLSPHSKRPDILKTESLLPKLDAALSGVGLPGCAKGPPSPGRSRRGKTRHRKASAKGSCGDLPGLRAVVPPHEPGGPGSPVGPGGGPSAWEACPPALRGLHHDLLLRKMSSSSPDLLSAALGARVRGATGGAGDPGSPPPARGDTPPSEGSAPGSTSPDSPGGAKGEPPPPVGPGDGVGLLGTGREGTAGRGGSRAGSQHLTPAALLYRAAVTRSQKRGISSEEEEGEVDSEVELTSSQRWSQGLKMRQSLSTFSSENPSDGEEGTASEPSPSGTPEVGSTNTDERPDERSDDMCSQGSEIPLDPPSSEVATGRERSSLPIPHHNLLRGEQGPPNSEDSDCDSTELENANSGEALRPPASLPP; encoded by the exons ATGGCCTGCCTCCATGAGACCCGCACACCCTCCCCTTCCTTTGGGGGTTTCGTGTCCACCCTAAGCGAGGCGTCCATGCGCAAGCTGGACCCAGACACTTCCGACTGCACCCCCGAGAAGGACCTGACGCCTACCCA TGTCCTGCAGCTGCACGAGCAGGATGCTGGGGGCCCAGGGGGAGCCACTGGGTCCCCTGAGAGTCGGGCGTCCAGAGTTCGAGCAGATGAGGTGCGGCTACAGTGCCAGAGCGGCAGCGGCTTCCTGGAAGGCCTCTTCGGCTGCCTGCGCCCTGTCTGGACCATGATTGGGAAGGCCTACTCCACGGAGCACAAGCAGCAGCAGGAAG ACCTTTGGGAGGTCCCCTTTGAGGAAATCCTGGACCTGCAGTGGGTGGGCTCAGGGGCCCAGGGCGCCGTCTTCCTGGGGCGCTTCCATGGGGAGGAGGTGGCTGTGAAGAAGGTACGGGACCTGAAGGAGACTGACATCAAGCACCTGCGAAAGCTGAAGCACCCTAACATCATCACCTTCAA GGGCGTGTGTACCCAGGCTCCCTGCTACTGCATCCTTATGGAGTTCTGCGCCCAGGGCCAGCTGTATGAGGTGCTGCGGGCTGGCCGCCCTGTCACCCCCTCCTTGCTGGTTGACTGGTCCATGGGCATTGCCGGTGGCATGAACTACCTGCACCTGCACAAGATTATCCACCGAGACCTCAAGTCCCCCAA CATGCTAATCACGTACGACGATGTGGTGAAGATCTCCGATTTTGGCACTTCCAAGGAGCTGAGTGACAAGAGCACCAAGATGTCCTTTGCAGGGACAGTAGCCTGGATGGCCCCTGAAGTGATCCGCAACGAGCCTGTGTCTGAGAAGGTCGACATCTG GTCCTTTGGTGTGGTGCTGTGGGAACTGCTGACTGGTGAGATCCCCTACAAAGACGTAGATTCCTCAGCCATCATCTGGGGTGTGGGAAGCAACAGTCTCCATCTGCCTGTGCCCTCCAGCTGCCCAGACGGCTTCAAAATCCTGCTTCGCCAGTGCTG GAACAGCAAACCACGAAATCGTCCATCATTCCGACAGATCCTGCTGCATCTGGACATCGCCTCAGCCGACGTACTCTCCACACCCCAGGAGACTTACTTTAAGTCCCAG GCAGAGTGGCGTGAAGAGGTAAAGCtgcattttgaaaaaattaagtcAGAAGGGACCTGTCTGCACCGCCTAGAAGAAGAGCTAGTGATGCGGAGGAGGGAGGAGCTCAG ACACGCCTTGGACATCAGGGAACACTATGAGCGGAAGCTGGAGAGAGCCAACAACCTGTACATGGAACTTAATGCCCTCATGTTGCAGCTGGAGCTGAAGGAAAGGGAGCTACTCAG GAGGGAGCAAGCTTTAGAGCGGAGGTGCCCAGGTCTGCTGAAGTCACACCCTTCCCGAGGCCTCCTGCACGGGAACACAAtggagaagctcatcaagaagaGGAATGTCCCACAGAAGCTATCACCCCACAGCAAAAG GCCAGATATCCTCAAGACTGAGTCTTTGCTACCCAAGCTAGATGCAGCCCTGAGTGGGGTGGGGCTTCCTGGGTGTGCTAAGGGCCCCCCCTCACCAGGACGGAGTCGCCGTGGCAAGACCCGTCACCGCAAGGCCAGCGCCAAGGGCAGCTGTGGGGACCTGCCTGGGCTTCGAGCAGTTGTGCCACCCCATGAACCTGGGGGACCAGGAAGCCCAGTGGGGCCAGGAGGGGGACCCTCAGCCTGGGAAGCCTGCCCTCCAGCCCTCCGTGGGCTCCACCATGACCTCCTGCTCCGAAAGATGTCTTCATCGTCCCCAGACCTGCTGTCAGCAGCATTGGGAGCCCGGGTCCGGGGGGCTACAGGGGGAGCTGGGGACCCTGGCTCACCACCTCCAGCCCGGGGCGACACCCCGCCAAGTGAGGGCTCAGCACCTGGCTCCACCAGCCCGGATTCACCAGGGGGAGCCAAAGGGGAGCCACCTCCACCAGTAGGGCCTGGTGACGGTGTAGGGCTGCTGGGAACTGGAAGGGAAGGGACGGCGGGACGGGGAGGAAGCCGGGCTGGGTCCCAGCACTTGACCCCAGCTGCACTGCTGTACAGGGCTGCTGTCACCCGAAGTCAG AAACGTGGCATCTCatcagaggaagaggaaggagaggtggACAGTGAAGTAGAGCTGACCTCAAGCCAGAG GTGGTCTCAGGGCCTGAAAATGCGCCAGTCGCTATCTACCTTCAGCTCAGAGAATCCATCAGATGGGGAGGAAGGCACAGCTAGTGAGCCTTCCCCCAGTGGCACACCTGAAGTTGGCAGTACGAACACTGATGAGCGGCCAGATGAGCGGTCTGATGACATGTGCTCCCAGGGCTCAGAAATCCCACTGGACCCACCTTCCTCAGAGGTGGCTACTGGCCGGGAACGCAGCTCCTTGCCCATCCCACACCACAACCTACTCAGAGGGGAGCAG GGCCCTCCCAACTCTGAGGACTCAGACTGTGACAGCACTGAACTGGAAAACGCCAACAGTGGTGAAGCCTTGcggcccccagcctccctccctccatga